Proteins encoded in a region of the Pseudomonas denitrificans (nom. rej.) genome:
- a CDS encoding class I SAM-dependent DNA methyltransferase — translation MSSNALYTDLSSYYDLMCADIDYQAQSHCVRRLHQLFGNQGRRHLDLACGTGPHVRHFLDFGYASAGLDLNQPMLDIAQQRCPEASFSCHDMASFRVDEPLDLITCFLYSIHYNPGVVQLQACLASVHEALADGGVFCFNSVDKALIDNSSFVRHSVEHEGSQFTFGSGWYYGGAGERQALRLSIEKTSAGETQAWQDEHAMVALTFAELQRLLEPLFEVQVFEHDYERITPWEGSSGNALFVCVKR, via the coding sequence ATGTCCTCCAACGCGCTGTACACCGACCTGTCCTCCTACTACGACCTGATGTGCGCCGACATCGACTACCAGGCGCAGAGCCACTGCGTGCGCCGCCTGCACCAGTTGTTCGGCAACCAGGGGCGCCGGCACCTGGACCTCGCCTGCGGGACCGGGCCGCACGTGCGCCACTTCCTCGACTTCGGCTACGCGAGCGCCGGCCTGGACCTCAACCAGCCGATGCTGGACATCGCCCAGCAGCGCTGCCCCGAGGCAAGTTTCAGCTGTCACGACATGGCGAGCTTCCGCGTCGACGAGCCGCTGGACCTGATCACCTGCTTCCTCTACTCGATCCACTACAACCCCGGCGTGGTACAGCTGCAGGCGTGCCTGGCGAGCGTGCACGAGGCGCTCGCGGACGGCGGCGTGTTCTGCTTCAACAGCGTGGACAAGGCGCTGATCGACAACAGCTCCTTCGTGCGCCACTCGGTCGAACACGAGGGTAGCCAGTTCACCTTCGGCTCGGGCTGGTACTACGGCGGCGCGGGCGAGCGCCAGGCGCTGCGCCTGAGCATCGAGAAGACCAGCGCCGGCGAGACCCAGGCCTGGCAGGACGAACACGCCATGGTCGCCCTGACTTTCGCCGAGCTGCAGCGCCTGCTGGAGCCGCTCTTCGAGGTGCAGGTCTTCGAGCACGACTACGAGCGCATCACGCCCTGGGAGGGCAGCTCGGGCAACGCATTGTTCGTCTGCGTAAAGCGCTGA
- a CDS encoding DUF2235 domain-containing protein, whose protein sequence is MPKKIIISFDGTWNTPDAKSEIKGSKSTNVWKLHASILPADSNGTQQAKWYDKGVGTAWYDRLAGGAFGVGLSENILDGYRQLVSTYEAGDQVYVFGFSRGAYTARSLVGLIRNAGLLKPEHINLTNEAYGLYRTRDEGADSERARLFRGSFSREITIHMLGIWDTVGALGVPLESFDWFNKAYYEFHDTELSSIVHNAFHALAIDEWRKNYQCTLWDPKSKPNQRVEQVWFSGAHANVGGGYADNSLSDIALVWMINKAIECGLAVDTGKTPSLPTTTLPITNSYKEFLGGAYSQFTQPHYRDIGNTSFGQEAIDPSVEERLKHDAQYKPKNTVGGHLTGNFTPVGKIR, encoded by the coding sequence ATGCCCAAGAAAATCATCATTTCCTTTGACGGGACCTGGAATACCCCGGACGCGAAGTCCGAGATCAAGGGCAGTAAAAGTACCAACGTCTGGAAGCTGCATGCTTCCATCCTTCCCGCGGACAGCAACGGCACCCAGCAGGCCAAGTGGTACGACAAGGGCGTCGGCACCGCGTGGTACGACCGCCTGGCCGGCGGGGCATTCGGCGTGGGGCTTTCAGAGAATATCCTCGACGGCTACCGGCAACTGGTCAGTACCTACGAGGCCGGCGATCAGGTCTATGTGTTCGGCTTCAGCCGGGGCGCCTACACGGCCCGCAGCCTGGTGGGGCTGATCCGCAACGCCGGGCTGCTCAAGCCCGAGCACATCAACCTGACGAACGAGGCCTACGGGCTCTACCGCACCCGCGACGAGGGCGCCGACTCCGAGCGCGCCAGGCTGTTCAGGGGCAGCTTCTCGCGGGAGATCACCATCCACATGCTCGGCATCTGGGACACCGTGGGCGCGCTGGGCGTGCCGCTGGAGTCGTTCGACTGGTTCAACAAGGCCTACTACGAATTCCATGACACCGAGCTCAGCTCGATCGTGCACAACGCCTTCCACGCATTGGCCATCGACGAGTGGCGCAAGAATTACCAGTGCACGCTGTGGGACCCCAAGAGCAAGCCCAACCAGCGGGTGGAACAGGTGTGGTTCTCCGGCGCCCATGCCAACGTCGGCGGCGGCTATGCGGACAACAGCCTGTCGGATATCGCGCTGGTGTGGATGATCAACAAGGCCATCGAGTGCGGGCTGGCGGTGGACACCGGCAAGACCCCGAGCCTGCCCACCACGACCCTCCCCATCACCAACTCCTACAAGGAGTTCCTCGGCGGCGCCTACAGCCAGTTCACCCAGCCGCATTACCGGGATATCGGCAACACCTCGTTCGGCCAGGAGGCGATCGACCCGAGCGTGGAGGAACGCCTCAAGCACGACGCCCAGTACAAGCCGAAGAACACCGTGGGTGGACATCTCACCGGCAATTTCACGCCGGTGGGCAAGATTCGCTGA
- a CDS encoding GGDEF domain-containing protein, protein MVTTVILSMLCVHLLCFSVMFLLISTRLNGKKMGMEVFALGNFLLGLAYILQLLGGPAHWGAMSVVNHTMTLCAPVAYVLGALRFFDRPTAVWRPLLTLAALYTALQLTVQSALGSEARHALLAGSCALLFLGMAVAVLYARQNVARDLRVEMIVFAVLIGGICALNAAKFAMILQGGLAALDMNSGFQKVFYLYMSFLGTVLPPCAVWLVLRRLTDELRTMAAHDPLTQLLNRRGLVEGLEAHFRSRNAGPAYLLIVDIDHFKQINDNHGHKVGDLVLSHVAQVLKATARKGDLTCRLGGEEFVLVGLDMDRTGALQLAERARAAIEKSEVPGATPDQPIRCTATIGVSEAFTGTQALDEYLQQADRALYRGKTAGRNRVEGAFA, encoded by the coding sequence ATGGTCACCACTGTCATCCTCAGCATGCTCTGCGTGCACCTGCTTTGTTTCAGCGTCATGTTCCTGCTGATCAGCACCCGGCTGAACGGCAAGAAAATGGGCATGGAAGTCTTCGCCCTGGGCAATTTCCTGCTGGGGCTCGCCTACATCCTGCAGCTGCTCGGCGGCCCGGCGCACTGGGGGGCGATGAGTGTCGTCAACCACACGATGACCCTCTGCGCCCCTGTCGCCTACGTCCTTGGCGCCCTGCGCTTCTTCGATCGACCGACCGCCGTGTGGCGGCCATTGCTCACACTGGCTGCCCTCTACACGGCATTGCAGCTCACGGTGCAATCCGCCCTCGGAAGTGAAGCGCGCCATGCGCTGCTGGCGGGCTCGTGCGCCCTGCTGTTCCTGGGCATGGCCGTGGCAGTGCTCTATGCCCGGCAGAACGTCGCCCGGGACCTGCGCGTCGAGATGATCGTGTTCGCCGTACTGATTGGCGGCATCTGTGCGCTGAACGCCGCGAAGTTCGCGATGATCCTCCAGGGCGGGCTGGCGGCGCTGGACATGAACAGCGGCTTCCAGAAAGTCTTCTACCTCTACATGTCATTCCTCGGCACCGTGCTGCCGCCCTGCGCCGTCTGGCTGGTGCTGCGGCGCCTGACGGATGAGCTGCGCACCATGGCCGCCCATGACCCGCTGACGCAATTACTGAACCGTCGCGGGCTGGTCGAGGGGCTGGAAGCGCACTTCCGCTCCCGCAACGCCGGGCCTGCCTACCTGCTGATCGTGGACATCGATCACTTCAAGCAGATCAACGACAACCACGGCCACAAGGTCGGCGATCTCGTGCTGTCTCATGTGGCCCAGGTGCTCAAGGCCACCGCTCGCAAAGGCGACCTGACGTGCCGGCTGGGCGGCGAGGAGTTCGTCCTCGTCGGCCTGGACATGGACAGGACAGGCGCCCTGCAACTGGCCGAACGCGCCCGCGCGGCCATCGAAAAAAGCGAAGTACCGGGCGCGACGCCGGACCAGCCGATCCGTTGCACCGCCACCATCGGCGTCTCGGAAGCCTTCACCGGCACGCAGGCGCTCGACGAGTACCTGCAGCAGGCTGACCGCGCGCTCTACCGTGGCAAGACTGCCGGGCGCAATCGCGTCGAAGGGGCTTTCGCGTAG
- a CDS encoding DUF2165 family protein, with product MDTHTSLMIFQATCFLGFSLWLSIALINNLHAFSSSVAAVGATMAMAPLRQPPAIDFPLLARALASPALHRLALIVVVLLQAVAVLAAWAGCYELLLGDGLVAARPWLNLGLSAALAFLFAMLLGGLWFGYWIRQEGLQLTHLVLVVWVLLNFLVLNLRWN from the coding sequence ATGGACACCCACACTTCACTGATGATTTTCCAGGCCACCTGCTTCCTGGGTTTCAGTCTCTGGCTGAGCATCGCACTGATCAACAACCTGCACGCCTTCTCCAGCTCGGTCGCAGCGGTCGGCGCGACCATGGCGATGGCGCCGCTGCGCCAGCCTCCCGCCATCGACTTCCCCTTGCTCGCGCGCGCACTGGCCTCGCCGGCGCTGCATCGCCTGGCGCTGATCGTCGTCGTCCTGCTGCAGGCGGTTGCGGTGCTGGCTGCCTGGGCTGGCTGCTACGAGCTGCTGCTGGGCGACGGCCTCGTCGCCGCCAGGCCCTGGCTGAACCTCGGCCTCAGCGCGGCGCTGGCCTTCCTCTTCGCCATGCTGCTGGGCGGCCTCTGGTTCGGCTACTGGATACGCCAGGAAGGGCTGCAGCTGACGCACCTGGTGCTGGTCGTCTGGGTGCTGCTGAACTTCCTCGTTCTCAACCTTCGCTGGAACTAG
- a CDS encoding TonB-dependent siderophore receptor encodes MTLHPITRALRQSLGLALLSCSTLTLLPAMPVQAESTATRTQQYAIPAGPLDQVLGEFGRRAGIPISVNAGLTEGKRSGGLNGEYGVEDGFARILSGTNLTVRRLDNGGYGLVPAPSDAVLEMDATTVSSQLLDPTTEGTNSYSARAVSIGKGAHSLRETPQSVTVLTRRYMDDQNITTIDQAMEKTPGIAVYESPMGGKYFYSRGFMMQGQYQYDGVPLDVGGEYVQANSFSGDMAFYDRVEVLKGAAGMMKGSGSSTGGVNFVRKRGQGVPQTRLSLSAGSWDNYRGQVDVGGPLNESGTLRGRTVVALQDRQYFYDVGKRNDQILYGALDYDVSPDTTLGLGVAYEKLDATPCWHGLPRYSNGKDLKLSRSTCLGASWNNWESERTTLFADLSQQLNEDWAFKFAGVWTHNDQNMKYALSETSGGVAPGATSAPSSVYSGLFDYDQTDYGFDAYLDGKFDAFGLQHELTVGANASRAKTHDRWALINMSSLLGATQDPFHPNPHIPEPADDFYAPNSYRGGPIPTESDTRQFGTYATLRLKLAEPLTFVLGSRVSWYRNSRDSYTQAWDYWQHDRSQENGQVTPFAALIYDLNDQWSVYTSYADIFQPQSTYTDESGSPLQPKTGASYELGIKGELLDGRVNTAFNLFRTVEEHRAEANYDTTCLGSSDGYCYTDVGKVRAQGFEAEVSGEVIDRLQLLAGYTYTQTKYLNSAEENPQEPTFTTTYFPRHLFRAWADYQLAGELDRWNVGAGVTAQSDVSVRSGNVTSVQSDYAIWNGRLGYRIDDHWTVALNGNNLFDKKYYQSVGAVSWGNFYGEPRNFMVTLQGAF; translated from the coding sequence ATGACGCTTCACCCGATCACCCGCGCCCTGCGCCAGTCGCTTGGCCTGGCCCTGCTGTCCTGCTCCACGCTCACCCTGCTGCCGGCCATGCCGGTGCAGGCCGAATCCACCGCTACCCGCACCCAGCAGTACGCCATCCCCGCCGGCCCGCTGGACCAGGTGCTCGGCGAGTTCGGGCGCCGCGCCGGCATCCCGATCTCGGTGAATGCGGGCCTGACCGAAGGCAAGCGCAGTGGCGGGTTGAACGGAGAGTACGGCGTCGAGGACGGCTTCGCCCGCATCCTGTCGGGGACGAATCTGACGGTGCGGCGCCTGGACAACGGTGGCTACGGCCTGGTGCCGGCGCCGTCGGACGCGGTGCTGGAGATGGATGCCACCACCGTCTCCAGCCAACTGCTGGACCCGACCACCGAGGGCACCAACTCCTACAGCGCCCGCGCGGTGAGCATCGGCAAGGGCGCGCACAGCCTGCGCGAGACGCCGCAGTCGGTCACCGTCCTGACCCGCCGCTACATGGATGACCAGAACATCACCACCATCGATCAGGCGATGGAGAAGACGCCGGGAATCGCCGTGTACGAGTCGCCCATGGGCGGCAAGTATTTCTATTCCCGTGGCTTCATGATGCAGGGGCAGTACCAGTACGACGGCGTGCCGCTGGATGTCGGTGGCGAGTACGTGCAGGCCAACAGCTTTTCCGGGGACATGGCCTTCTACGATCGCGTTGAAGTACTCAAGGGCGCGGCGGGCATGATGAAGGGTTCGGGAAGCTCCACCGGCGGGGTGAACTTCGTCCGCAAGCGTGGCCAGGGTGTGCCGCAAACCAGGCTGTCGCTCTCGGCCGGCTCGTGGGACAACTATCGTGGCCAGGTGGATGTCGGTGGGCCGCTCAACGAGTCCGGTACGCTGCGCGGTCGCACCGTGGTGGCGTTGCAGGATCGCCAGTATTTCTACGATGTTGGCAAGCGCAATGACCAGATTCTCTATGGCGCGCTGGATTACGACGTCAGCCCCGACACGACGCTGGGCCTGGGCGTCGCCTACGAAAAGCTCGACGCGACGCCCTGCTGGCACGGCCTGCCGCGCTACAGCAATGGCAAGGACCTGAAGCTCAGTCGCTCGACCTGCCTGGGCGCATCCTGGAACAACTGGGAGAGCGAGCGCACCACGCTGTTCGCCGATCTGTCCCAGCAGCTGAATGAGGACTGGGCCTTCAAGTTCGCTGGCGTCTGGACCCACAACGACCAGAACATGAAATACGCGCTGTCCGAGACCTCAGGCGGCGTTGCGCCGGGCGCGACCTCGGCGCCTTCCTCGGTGTATTCCGGGCTGTTCGACTACGACCAGACCGACTATGGCTTCGATGCCTACCTGGACGGCAAATTCGATGCCTTCGGCCTGCAGCACGAACTGACAGTCGGCGCCAACGCCAGCCGCGCCAAGACCCATGACCGCTGGGCATTGATCAACATGTCGAGCCTCTTGGGCGCTACCCAGGACCCGTTCCACCCCAACCCGCACATTCCCGAGCCGGCGGATGATTTCTATGCCCCCAACTCCTACCGTGGCGGCCCGATTCCCACCGAGTCGGACACGAGGCAGTTCGGCACCTACGCCACCCTGCGCCTGAAGCTCGCCGAGCCGCTGACCTTCGTCCTTGGCTCGCGTGTCAGCTGGTATCGCAACAGCCGCGATTCCTACACCCAGGCCTGGGACTACTGGCAGCACGACCGCAGCCAGGAAAACGGCCAGGTCACGCCGTTTGCGGCGCTGATCTACGACCTCAACGACCAGTGGTCCGTCTACACCAGCTACGCGGATATCTTCCAGCCGCAGAGCACCTACACCGACGAGTCCGGCAGCCCGCTGCAACCCAAGACCGGGGCCAGCTACGAACTTGGCATCAAGGGGGAGTTGCTGGACGGCCGCGTCAACACGGCATTCAACCTCTTCCGCACGGTCGAGGAGCATCGCGCGGAAGCCAACTACGACACCACCTGCCTCGGCTCCTCCGACGGCTACTGCTACACCGACGTAGGCAAGGTCCGGGCGCAGGGCTTCGAGGCGGAAGTCAGTGGCGAGGTCATCGACCGGCTGCAACTGTTGGCCGGCTACACCTACACCCAGACCAAGTACCTCAACAGCGCTGAGGAAAACCCGCAGGAACCGACCTTCACCACCACCTATTTCCCGCGCCACCTGTTCCGCGCCTGGGCTGACTACCAGCTGGCCGGGGAACTGGATCGCTGGAACGTGGGCGCGGGTGTGACGGCCCAGAGCGACGTCTCCGTGCGCAGTGGGAACGTCACGTCGGTGCAGTCGGACTACGCCATCTGGAATGGCCGCCTGGGCTATCGCATCGACGACCACTGGACCGTCGCGCTCAACGGCAACAACCTGTTCGACAAGAAGTACTACCAGAGCGTGGGGGCCGTTTCCTGGGGCAACTTCTACGGCGAGCCGCGCAACTTCATGGTCACGCTGCAGGGGGCTTTCTGA
- a CDS encoding FecR domain-containing protein — translation MSAMSRDGDSRPISDVIRDQAIAWFTLAQSGCMSEAEQRQLLLWREADSEHERAWQRLSSIPLGLQRHAGRLADPLLRQLAGRRHYDEMDRRKALKVLVGFGLLGGLAWQGRDTPWVQGAMADYHTATGERTQRTLPDGTQLWLNTATAVDLHYTDRVRELRLRYGEIEILTARDSAGRPLRVVSGDAVLQPLGTRFRVRRENDGRGTLLAVTQGRVAASSLAGGEARVIEAGSQARIGAAGVSVPQALDVNDGAWVDGYLVAERMRLADFLAELDRYRPGLLRCDPAVAGIRLSGSYPLGDTDQVLAMLQDSLPVRIQRRTRYWVTVGPR, via the coding sequence ATGAGCGCCATGTCCCGCGACGGCGATTCCCGGCCGATTTCCGATGTCATCCGCGACCAGGCGATTGCCTGGTTCACCCTGGCCCAGTCGGGCTGCATGAGCGAGGCCGAGCAGCGCCAGTTGCTGCTCTGGCGTGAGGCCGACAGCGAGCACGAGCGTGCCTGGCAGCGCCTGAGCAGCATCCCGCTGGGCCTGCAGCGCCACGCCGGGCGGCTGGCCGACCCGCTGCTGCGGCAACTGGCCGGGCGCCGGCACTACGACGAAATGGACCGGCGCAAGGCGCTCAAGGTGCTGGTCGGCTTCGGCCTGCTCGGTGGCCTGGCCTGGCAGGGGCGCGATACGCCCTGGGTGCAGGGCGCCATGGCGGATTACCACACCGCAACCGGCGAACGTACGCAGCGCACGCTGCCCGATGGTACGCAGCTGTGGCTCAACACAGCCACGGCGGTCGATCTGCATTACACCGACCGCGTTCGTGAGCTGCGCCTGCGTTACGGCGAGATCGAGATTCTCACCGCCCGCGACAGCGCCGGGCGGCCGTTGCGGGTCGTCAGCGGCGACGCCGTGCTGCAACCGCTGGGCACGCGCTTTCGCGTCCGTCGCGAGAACGACGGGCGCGGCACTCTGCTGGCGGTGACCCAGGGCCGTGTCGCCGCCAGTTCCCTGGCCGGCGGCGAGGCGAGGGTGATCGAGGCTGGCTCGCAAGCCCGCATTGGCGCGGCCGGCGTCAGCGTTCCGCAGGCGCTGGACGTGAACGACGGCGCCTGGGTCGACGGCTACCTGGTGGCCGAGCGCATGCGCCTGGCGGACTTTCTCGCCGAGCTGGATCGCTATCGCCCCGGCCTGCTGCGCTGCGACCCCGCCGTTGCGGGCATTCGCCTGAGCGGCTCCTACCCGCTGGGCGACACCGACCAGGTGCTGGCGATGCTGCAGGACAGCCTGCCGGTGCGCATCCAGCGCCGCACGCGTTACTGGGTGACGGTGGGCCCGCGTTAA
- a CDS encoding sigma-70 family RNA polymerase sigma factor, whose translation MDSERAFERDVERLYIAHHGWLKGWLRRRLGEQADAEDLAQDTFVRVMRSRSAIADLRQPLAYLATIANSLLINRWRRQAVERAYLEALAARPEAVAPSEEERLLLIEALVEIDELLHGLAPQVREIFLMSQLDGLTYPQIALRLELSVNQVQKAMSKAFTACYACRFE comes from the coding sequence ATGGACAGCGAGCGGGCATTCGAAAGGGATGTTGAGCGGCTTTACATTGCCCACCATGGCTGGCTGAAAGGCTGGCTGCGTCGCCGCCTGGGCGAGCAAGCCGATGCCGAGGACCTGGCCCAGGACACCTTCGTGCGCGTGATGCGTTCGCGCAGCGCCATCGCCGACCTGCGCCAGCCGCTGGCCTACCTCGCCACCATCGCCAACAGCCTGCTGATCAACCGCTGGCGCCGCCAGGCGGTCGAGCGTGCCTATCTGGAAGCGCTGGCCGCGCGGCCTGAGGCGGTGGCCCCTTCGGAGGAAGAGCGCCTGCTGCTGATCGAAGCGCTGGTGGAAATCGACGAACTCCTGCACGGCCTCGCGCCGCAAGTGCGGGAAATCTTCCTGATGTCGCAACTGGACGGCCTGACCTACCCGCAGATCGCCCTGCGCCTGGAGCTGAGCGTCAACCAGGTGCAGAAGGCGATGAGCAAGGCCTTCACCGCCTGCTACGCGTGCCGGTTCGAATGA
- a CDS encoding response regulator, whose protein sequence is MSQGQILLVEDEPKLAALVGDYLRAASFEVEHIADGQEVVPAVRGKHYDLMLLDLMLPGRDGLDICRELRGFSRLPIIMMTARVDEIDRLLGLELGADDYICKPFSPRELVARVKAVLRRTGTQASSFGLELDARTFHARYQGIALDLTPVEFRMLAALAARPGQVLSRDQLMNHIYQDHRVVADRTVDSHVKNLRRKLTAITPAVDPIRSVYGVGYSLECE, encoded by the coding sequence GTGAGCCAGGGACAGATCCTGCTGGTGGAAGACGAACCCAAGCTGGCCGCGCTGGTGGGCGACTACCTGCGTGCCGCGAGCTTCGAGGTGGAACATATCGCCGACGGTCAGGAGGTGGTCCCGGCGGTCCGTGGCAAGCACTACGACCTGATGCTGCTCGACCTGATGCTGCCGGGCCGCGACGGCCTCGACATCTGCCGCGAGCTGCGCGGCTTCAGCCGCCTGCCGATCATCATGATGACCGCGCGTGTCGACGAGATCGACCGTCTGCTCGGCCTGGAGCTGGGCGCCGACGACTACATCTGCAAACCCTTCTCGCCGCGCGAGCTGGTAGCGCGGGTCAAGGCCGTGCTGCGGCGCACCGGCACCCAGGCGTCGAGCTTCGGGCTGGAGCTGGATGCGCGCACCTTCCACGCGCGCTACCAGGGCATCGCGCTGGACCTCACGCCGGTGGAGTTTCGCATGCTTGCCGCGCTGGCGGCGCGGCCGGGGCAGGTGCTGTCGCGCGACCAGCTGATGAACCACATCTACCAGGACCACCGGGTGGTCGCCGACCGCACCGTGGACAGCCACGTGAAGAACCTGCGGCGCAAGCTGACCGCCATCACCCCGGCGGTCGATCCGATCCGCTCGGTGTATGGCGTCGGCTACAGCCTGGAGTGCGAGTAG